One Hippoglossus stenolepis isolate QCI-W04-F060 chromosome 22, HSTE1.2, whole genome shotgun sequence DNA segment encodes these proteins:
- the scaf11 gene encoding protein SCAF11 isoform X2: MTGAGSSGQGPPDGTDPEEAERCPICLGVLAGGELAMPDSCCHVFCLRCLLTWAELQMAPSCPVDRRPFTNVYRWDGNLSCVQVPVRRRTTQLEAEICCCRNPEQKVCLKSKPARRLRRQKAERTADAITKGLVRKCNDEDPSSLSRKKVRGTECCTWSPSPCVSLTTTSAQDIAEPVWVTEEIPYDAGFTPCKPQVQDCPWLSPAAPIPVNGTSRRSFHPASWNHSPFPFGLCSSPLTSSSLFSPGHFVFEGVVCAITCPKGGEKRGSRASTSKAPTKETESLPTRRSGRNSKTQEETPATDPSSPPQSSSSDSDSSNNHQTAKPAKTSQAPAKRKATNRKASGKRKATARKKRSPEPISSLAASEEEEEADGVDNKEKEEEEEEDKSDKEQDTNTSEQQQHSDTEGSLSADQDGVNSADVRAESLSNDVAQDSDETQEPPHEPEQEEKPDEDDDEPYFPSDLAAHSPSSCSEGDESKKEEEEPPSPASSGDKDYEKTPSPSDSHNALLEDLTSPCCDEQTEQDDEMEISESEEAKDAKAESFENLSEPGSPPAGDSEENVADPGTKASEDTDSKKLVSEEQSVGDSSGEETKDDGPSKDDTNVIPMDCSSPMSDHGNGAILDLPKESADPAAAGPPPSESQVTKGETQKDQEERENSPERKNGRQRRSRFHSPTSTWSPKRESKRESSRRSRSRSRERDGSPPSSHSSRARSRERDRDRDGERDHSRRERSHERRRRRSRSRSKSRSRSRSRSRSRTRSYRRGPSPEWPNSREQSPQKKERKGGWRSGQSGGSGSEGRRYQGGAGRSENGVPTEGSPDRQGWSDNPDWVTEKTREDAETRSREIGPRNSGGNRGDSRGRGGRGGFERGRGAGRGGGNRSFYNQEETGDNRWPRNNFSGTGNNSGNDAYSRFNENRGGGRRKDMDPNDSMVDRSGWSSASSWAVRRTLPADVQDYYSKRERGGAGGWNRSEEEQPAAAAADLSKGEPTAPAVPGNAPVPVMNANPPQLNVLHHHYPMQGPRGALPVSLQPAAPYAMPPQVPVHLHPAVPLLQVPAVGAQGLPPPPPPPPPMQQGSQTAAAQPDGHMTQMSSSMMGYGKPALLPTPTKAGAAVTQMHLAQSQMFPSSTTQYGHNRAHADSSKKEKKQQIQERAVNEVKNAIKPYYQKKEITKEEYKEIVRKAVEKVCHSKSGEVNSSKVANLVKAYVDKYKHARKK, translated from the exons ATGACTGGAGCCGGAAGCA GCGGCCAGGGTCCGCCTGATGGGACGGATcctgaggaggcagagaggtgTCCTATCTGCCTGGGCGTCCTGGCCGGAGGCGAGCTCGCCATGCCCGACAGCTGCTGCCACGTCTTCTGCCTCAGATGCCTCCTCACATGGGCAGAG ttgCAGATGGCTCCTTCCTGTCCGGTGGACAGAAGACCTTTCACTAATGTTTACAGATGGGACGGGAATCTGAGCTGTGTGCAG GTTcctgtgaggaggagaacaacTCAACTTGAAGCTGAAATTTGCTGCTGTAGAAACCCTGAACAAAAAGTCTGTCTCAA aagtAAACCTGCAAGAAGATTGAGACGGCAAAAGGCAGAGAGGACAGCAGATGCCATAACAAAAGGACTTGTGAGGAAAT GTAACGATGAAGATCCCTCGTCTCTGAGCAGAAAAAAG GTGCGAGGAACAGAGTGCTGCACTTGGTCACcttctccctgtgtctcatTAACCACCACATCAGCACAGGACAT TGCAGAGCCTGTTTGGGTGACAGAGGAGATACCTTACGATGCTGGTTTCACACCGTGCAAACCCCAAGTGCAAGACTGTCCGTGgctgtctcctgctgctcccaTCCCTGTTAATGGCACCTCAAG GCGGAGTTTCCATCCTGCAAGTTGGAACCACAGCCCATTTCCATTTGGACTCTGCTCATCTCCCTTGACCTCCAGCTCACTGTTCAGCCCCGGACATTTTG TGTTTGAGGGTGTTGTCTGCGCCATCACATGTCccaaaggaggagagaagagaggcagCCGAGCCTCAACCTCCAAAGCGCCCACCAAAGAGACCGAGTCTCTACCGACCAGACGTTCCGGACGCAACAGTAAAACCCAGGAAGAGACTCCCGCGACTGACCCCTCATCGCCGCCTCAGTCCAGTTCATCAGACTCTGACTCGTCTAACAACCACCAGACTGCCAAGCCGGCCAAGACTTCTCAGGCACCGGCCAAGAGGAAGGCGACAAACCGAAAGGCCAGCGGCAAGCGGAAAGCCACGGCAAGAAAAAAGCGCTCTCCCGAACCCATAAGCAGTCTGGCCGCtagtgaggaggaagaagaggctgaCGGAGTTGACaacaaggagaaggaggaggaagaagaagaagacaaaagtGATAAAGAGCAGGATACAAAcacatcagagcagcagcagcactctgaTACCGAAGGGAGCCTCAGTGCAGACCAGGACGGTGTCAACTCTGCTGACGTACGTGCAGAATCTCTGAGTAACGACGTGGCACAGGACAGTGATGAAACTCAGGAACCACCTCATGAACCAGAACAAGAAGAGAAGCCAGATGAGGACGATGATGAGCCATATTTTCCCTCTGACTTGGCTGCTCACAGCCCCAGTTCATGCTCCGAGGGCGACGAGAgcaaaaaggaggaggaagagccaCCCAGCCCAGCTTCCTCTGGAGACAAGGACTATGAGAAAACTCCTTCACCCTCTGACTCTCACAACGCTCTGCTGGAAGACCTGACGTCTCCATGCTGCGATGAGCAAACAGAGCAGGATGATGAAATGGAGATTTCAGAGTCCGAAGAAGCCAAGGATGCGAAGGCTGAATCGTTCGAGAACTTGTCAGAACCTGGctcgccccctgctggagacTCGGAGGAAAATGTAGCTGATCCAGGAACTAAAGCTTCTGAGGACACTGACTCTAAAAAGCTTGTTTCAGAAGAGCAGTCAGTCGGTGACAGTTCTGGGGAAGAAACCAAGGATGACGGTCCATCCAAGGATGATACTAATGTCATCCCCATGGACTGTAGTTCACCCATGAGTGACCATGGTAACGGTGCCATTTTGGATCTGCCGAAGGAGAGTGCTGACCCAGCTGCTGCGGGACCCCCTCCTTCTGAAAGCCAAGTCACCAAGGGCGAGACCCAAAAGGAccaagaggagagggaaaacagCCCAGAGAGGAAGAACGGCAGGCAGCGGCGCTCTCGCTTCCACTCCCCGACCTCCACCTGGTCACCTAAAAGGGAGTCCAAACGTGAATCATCTAGGCGCTCACGCTCAAGGTCTAGAGAGCGGGATGGCAGCCCGCCTTCCAGCCACTCGTCCCGGGCTCgcagcagagaaagagacagggacCGGGATGGCGAGAGAGACCATTCTAGGAGGGAGCGTAGccatgagaggaggagacggcgaTCGAGGAGTCGCTCTAAATCCAGGTCCCGCTCTCGGTCCAGGTCTCGATCCAGAACAAGGTCTTACAGACGGGGGCCCAGCCCCGAATGGCCAAACTCCAGAGAGCAGTCTCCACAGAAGAAGGAGCGCAAGGGCGGATGGAGGTCAGGACAGAGTGGTGGGTCAGGTAGTGAGGGACGGAGGTATCAAGGAGGCGCTGGCCGCTCAGAAAATGGTGTGCCTACTGAAGGTTCCCCTGATCGCCAGGGCTGGTCAGATAATCCTGACTGGGTTACAGAAAAGACTCGCGAGGATGCTGAGACCAGGAGCCGGGAAATTGGTCCACGCAACAGTGGTGGGAACAGAGGGGATTCACGTGGCAGGGGGGGCCGGGGAGGGTTTGAACGGGGGCGAGGTGCAGGGCGGGGCGGTGGCAACCGTAGCTTTTACAATCAGGAGGAAACGGGCGATAACCGCTGGCCCAGAAATAACTTCTCAGGTACAGGCAACAATTCAGGGAATGATGCATACAGCCGCTTCAACGAAAACCGTGGCGGTGGCCGGAGGAAAGACATGGATCCAAACGACTCTATGGTCGATCGGTCGGGATGGTCATCAGCATCCAGCTGGGCTGTCAGGAGAACGCTTCCTGCTGACGTCCAGGACTATTACTcgaagagggagaggggaggagcaggaggctggAACAGATCCGAGGaggagcagccagcagcagcagcagcag ATCTCTCTAAAGGCGAGCCTACTGCCCCGGCTGTCCCAGGTAACGCTCCGGTGCCGGTGATGAACGCGAATCCTCCTCAGCTGAATGTTCTTCACCATCACTACCCCATGCAGGGGCCGCGAGGAGCCCTGCCCGTCAGCTTGCAGCCTGCGGCACCATACGCCATGCCCCCTCAGGTCCCCGTGCACCTCCACCCTGCAGTGCCGCTGCTTCAGGTGCCCGCTGTTGGCGCTCAGGGCCTCCCGCCTCCCCCTCCGCCGCCTCCACCCATGCAGCAAGGCAGCCAGACGGCAGCAGCTCAGCCTGATGGCCACATGACTCAG ATGTCGAGTTCCATGATGGGTTATGGGAAACCTGCCCTGCTTCCCACCCCTACCAAAGCTGGTGCCGCAGTGACCCAGATGCACTTAGCACAGAGCCAGATGTTCCCATCCTCTACCACTCAGTACGGCCATAACAGGGCTCATGCCGACAGCTCCAAAAAGGAAAAG AAACAGCAGATCCAAGAGAGAGCTGTGAATGAAGTGAAGAACGCCATCAAACCTTATTACCAAAAGAAGGAAATCACTAAGGAGGAGTACAAGGAGATCGTCCGCAAAGCAGTAGAGAAG gtgtGTCACAGCAAGAGTGGTGAGGTGAACTCCAGCAAGGTGGCCAACCTAGTGAAGGCCTACGTGGACAAATACAAACACGCCCGCAAGAAATGA
- the scaf11 gene encoding protein SCAF11 isoform X1 — protein sequence MTGAGSSGQGPPDGTDPEEAERCPICLGVLAGGELAMPDSCCHVFCLRCLLTWAELQMAPSCPVDRRPFTNVYRWDGNLSCVQVPVRRRTTQLEAEICCCRNPEQKVCLKSKPARRLRRQKAERTADAITKGLVRKCNDEDPSSLSRKKVRGTECCTWSPSPCVSLTTTSAQDIAEPVWVTEEIPYDAGFTPCKPQVQDCPWLSPAAPIPVNGTSRRSFHPASWNHSPFPFGLCSSPLTSSSLFSPGHFVFEGVVCAITCPKGGEKRGSRASTSKAPTKETESLPTRRSGRNSKTQEETPATDPSSPPQSSSSDSDSSNNHQTAKPAKTSQAPAKRKATNRKASGKRKATARKKRSPEPISSLAASEEEEEADGVDNKEKEEEEEEDKSDKEQDTNTSEQQQHSDTEGSLSADQDGVNSADVRAESLSNDVAQDSDETQEPPHEPEQEEKPDEDDDEPYFPSDLAAHSPSSCSEGDESKKEEEEPPSPASSGDKDYEKTPSPSDSHNALLEDLTSPCCDEQTEQDDEMEISESEEAKDAKAESFENLSEPGSPPAGDSEENVADPGTKASEDTDSKKLVSEEQSVGDSSGEETKDDGPSKDDTNVIPMDCSSPMSDHGNGAILDLPKESADPAAAGPPPSESQVTKGETQKDQEERENSPERKNGRQRRSRFHSPTSTWSPKRESKRESSRRSRSRSRERDGSPPSSHSSRARSRERDRDRDGERDHSRRERSHERRRRRSRSRSKSRSRSRSRSRSRTRSYRRGPSPEWPNSREQSPQKKERKGGWRSGQSGGSGSEGRRYQGGAGRSENGVPTEGSPDRQGWSDNPDWVTEKTREDAETRSREIGPRNSGGNRGDSRGRGGRGGFERGRGAGRGGGNRSFYNQEETGDNRWPRNNFSGTGNNSGNDAYSRFNENRGGGRRKDMDPNDSMVDRSGWSSASSWAVRRTLPADVQDYYSKRERGGAGGWNRSEEEQPAAAAAADLSKGEPTAPAVPGNAPVPVMNANPPQLNVLHHHYPMQGPRGALPVSLQPAAPYAMPPQVPVHLHPAVPLLQVPAVGAQGLPPPPPPPPPMQQGSQTAAAQPDGHMTQMSSSMMGYGKPALLPTPTKAGAAVTQMHLAQSQMFPSSTTQYGHNRAHADSSKKEKKQQIQERAVNEVKNAIKPYYQKKEITKEEYKEIVRKAVEKVCHSKSGEVNSSKVANLVKAYVDKYKHARKK from the exons ATGACTGGAGCCGGAAGCA GCGGCCAGGGTCCGCCTGATGGGACGGATcctgaggaggcagagaggtgTCCTATCTGCCTGGGCGTCCTGGCCGGAGGCGAGCTCGCCATGCCCGACAGCTGCTGCCACGTCTTCTGCCTCAGATGCCTCCTCACATGGGCAGAG ttgCAGATGGCTCCTTCCTGTCCGGTGGACAGAAGACCTTTCACTAATGTTTACAGATGGGACGGGAATCTGAGCTGTGTGCAG GTTcctgtgaggaggagaacaacTCAACTTGAAGCTGAAATTTGCTGCTGTAGAAACCCTGAACAAAAAGTCTGTCTCAA aagtAAACCTGCAAGAAGATTGAGACGGCAAAAGGCAGAGAGGACAGCAGATGCCATAACAAAAGGACTTGTGAGGAAAT GTAACGATGAAGATCCCTCGTCTCTGAGCAGAAAAAAG GTGCGAGGAACAGAGTGCTGCACTTGGTCACcttctccctgtgtctcatTAACCACCACATCAGCACAGGACAT TGCAGAGCCTGTTTGGGTGACAGAGGAGATACCTTACGATGCTGGTTTCACACCGTGCAAACCCCAAGTGCAAGACTGTCCGTGgctgtctcctgctgctcccaTCCCTGTTAATGGCACCTCAAG GCGGAGTTTCCATCCTGCAAGTTGGAACCACAGCCCATTTCCATTTGGACTCTGCTCATCTCCCTTGACCTCCAGCTCACTGTTCAGCCCCGGACATTTTG TGTTTGAGGGTGTTGTCTGCGCCATCACATGTCccaaaggaggagagaagagaggcagCCGAGCCTCAACCTCCAAAGCGCCCACCAAAGAGACCGAGTCTCTACCGACCAGACGTTCCGGACGCAACAGTAAAACCCAGGAAGAGACTCCCGCGACTGACCCCTCATCGCCGCCTCAGTCCAGTTCATCAGACTCTGACTCGTCTAACAACCACCAGACTGCCAAGCCGGCCAAGACTTCTCAGGCACCGGCCAAGAGGAAGGCGACAAACCGAAAGGCCAGCGGCAAGCGGAAAGCCACGGCAAGAAAAAAGCGCTCTCCCGAACCCATAAGCAGTCTGGCCGCtagtgaggaggaagaagaggctgaCGGAGTTGACaacaaggagaaggaggaggaagaagaagaagacaaaagtGATAAAGAGCAGGATACAAAcacatcagagcagcagcagcactctgaTACCGAAGGGAGCCTCAGTGCAGACCAGGACGGTGTCAACTCTGCTGACGTACGTGCAGAATCTCTGAGTAACGACGTGGCACAGGACAGTGATGAAACTCAGGAACCACCTCATGAACCAGAACAAGAAGAGAAGCCAGATGAGGACGATGATGAGCCATATTTTCCCTCTGACTTGGCTGCTCACAGCCCCAGTTCATGCTCCGAGGGCGACGAGAgcaaaaaggaggaggaagagccaCCCAGCCCAGCTTCCTCTGGAGACAAGGACTATGAGAAAACTCCTTCACCCTCTGACTCTCACAACGCTCTGCTGGAAGACCTGACGTCTCCATGCTGCGATGAGCAAACAGAGCAGGATGATGAAATGGAGATTTCAGAGTCCGAAGAAGCCAAGGATGCGAAGGCTGAATCGTTCGAGAACTTGTCAGAACCTGGctcgccccctgctggagacTCGGAGGAAAATGTAGCTGATCCAGGAACTAAAGCTTCTGAGGACACTGACTCTAAAAAGCTTGTTTCAGAAGAGCAGTCAGTCGGTGACAGTTCTGGGGAAGAAACCAAGGATGACGGTCCATCCAAGGATGATACTAATGTCATCCCCATGGACTGTAGTTCACCCATGAGTGACCATGGTAACGGTGCCATTTTGGATCTGCCGAAGGAGAGTGCTGACCCAGCTGCTGCGGGACCCCCTCCTTCTGAAAGCCAAGTCACCAAGGGCGAGACCCAAAAGGAccaagaggagagggaaaacagCCCAGAGAGGAAGAACGGCAGGCAGCGGCGCTCTCGCTTCCACTCCCCGACCTCCACCTGGTCACCTAAAAGGGAGTCCAAACGTGAATCATCTAGGCGCTCACGCTCAAGGTCTAGAGAGCGGGATGGCAGCCCGCCTTCCAGCCACTCGTCCCGGGCTCgcagcagagaaagagacagggacCGGGATGGCGAGAGAGACCATTCTAGGAGGGAGCGTAGccatgagaggaggagacggcgaTCGAGGAGTCGCTCTAAATCCAGGTCCCGCTCTCGGTCCAGGTCTCGATCCAGAACAAGGTCTTACAGACGGGGGCCCAGCCCCGAATGGCCAAACTCCAGAGAGCAGTCTCCACAGAAGAAGGAGCGCAAGGGCGGATGGAGGTCAGGACAGAGTGGTGGGTCAGGTAGTGAGGGACGGAGGTATCAAGGAGGCGCTGGCCGCTCAGAAAATGGTGTGCCTACTGAAGGTTCCCCTGATCGCCAGGGCTGGTCAGATAATCCTGACTGGGTTACAGAAAAGACTCGCGAGGATGCTGAGACCAGGAGCCGGGAAATTGGTCCACGCAACAGTGGTGGGAACAGAGGGGATTCACGTGGCAGGGGGGGCCGGGGAGGGTTTGAACGGGGGCGAGGTGCAGGGCGGGGCGGTGGCAACCGTAGCTTTTACAATCAGGAGGAAACGGGCGATAACCGCTGGCCCAGAAATAACTTCTCAGGTACAGGCAACAATTCAGGGAATGATGCATACAGCCGCTTCAACGAAAACCGTGGCGGTGGCCGGAGGAAAGACATGGATCCAAACGACTCTATGGTCGATCGGTCGGGATGGTCATCAGCATCCAGCTGGGCTGTCAGGAGAACGCTTCCTGCTGACGTCCAGGACTATTACTcgaagagggagaggggaggagcaggaggctggAACAGATCCGAGGaggagcagccagcagcagcagcagcag CAGATCTCTCTAAAGGCGAGCCTACTGCCCCGGCTGTCCCAGGTAACGCTCCGGTGCCGGTGATGAACGCGAATCCTCCTCAGCTGAATGTTCTTCACCATCACTACCCCATGCAGGGGCCGCGAGGAGCCCTGCCCGTCAGCTTGCAGCCTGCGGCACCATACGCCATGCCCCCTCAGGTCCCCGTGCACCTCCACCCTGCAGTGCCGCTGCTTCAGGTGCCCGCTGTTGGCGCTCAGGGCCTCCCGCCTCCCCCTCCGCCGCCTCCACCCATGCAGCAAGGCAGCCAGACGGCAGCAGCTCAGCCTGATGGCCACATGACTCAG ATGTCGAGTTCCATGATGGGTTATGGGAAACCTGCCCTGCTTCCCACCCCTACCAAAGCTGGTGCCGCAGTGACCCAGATGCACTTAGCACAGAGCCAGATGTTCCCATCCTCTACCACTCAGTACGGCCATAACAGGGCTCATGCCGACAGCTCCAAAAAGGAAAAG AAACAGCAGATCCAAGAGAGAGCTGTGAATGAAGTGAAGAACGCCATCAAACCTTATTACCAAAAGAAGGAAATCACTAAGGAGGAGTACAAGGAGATCGTCCGCAAAGCAGTAGAGAAG gtgtGTCACAGCAAGAGTGGTGAGGTGAACTCCAGCAAGGTGGCCAACCTAGTGAAGGCCTACGTGGACAAATACAAACACGCCCGCAAGAAATGA
- the slc38a2 gene encoding sodium-coupled neutral amino acid transporter 2, giving the protein MKNITARTEMDYLNHEEDNSSTNSTECTYQDCSKKVQLGSQCPDLDAESQKFLPEMNTGKKKYETEYHQGNASFGMSVFNLGNAIMGSGILGLSYAMANTGIALFVILLVAVAIFSLYSVHLLLKTANEGGALVYEQLGYKAFGLPGKLAASFSITMQNIGAMSSYLYIVKYELPIVIETFLGKGNGEWYTNGDYLVLIVTVTVILPLSLLKNLGYLGYTSGLSLLCMVFFLIVVIIKKFQIPCPLPDDIHGLNENLTKLLNTTLAQLNTTAVDYSEDGCTPKYFVFNSQTVYAVPILTFAFVCHPAILPMYEELKDRSRRKMQGVANVSFLAMFIMYLLAALFGYLTFNSHVEPELLHTYSKFFKSDIILLIVRLAVLTAVTLTVPVVLFPIRTSINQHLSSSKEFSWIRHTIITMVLLAGTNCLVIFVPTIRDIFGFIGASAAAMLIFILPSAFYLKLVKKESMKSVQKIGATAFLICGLVVMIGSMTLIILDWIHNATASADTQGNGH; this is encoded by the exons ATGAAAAACATCACTGCCAGAACTGAGATGGATTATCTGAACCATGAGGAGGACAACAGCAGCACCAACAGCACTGAGTGCACTTACCAGGACTGTTCCAAGAAGGTCCAACTGGGCAG CCAATGCCCTGACTTAGACGCAGAGAGTCAAAAGTTCCTCCCTGAAATGAACACGGGGAAGAAGAAGTATGAGACTGAATAT cACCAGGGCAACGCCTCCTTCGGCATGTCCGTTTTCAACCTGGGCAATGCCATCATGGGCAGTGGCATCCTGGGTCTGTCCTACGCTATGGCCAACACTGGCATTGCTCTATTTGT GATTCTCCTCGTGGCTGTGGCCATCTTCTCCTTGTATTCTGTCCACTTGCTGCTGAAGACGGCCAATGAAGGAG GTGCACTTGTGTACGAGCAGCTAGGCTACAAAGCCTTCGGGTTGCCGGGGAAACTCGCCGCTTCCTTCTCCATCACCATGCAGAACATCGGAG CCATGTCAAGCTACCTCTACATCGTCAAATACGAGCTGCCCATCGTCATTGAAACCTTTCTGGGAAAAGGCAATGG GGAGTGGTACACTAACGGAGACTACCTGGTGCTAATAGTGACGGTCACCGTTATCCTGCCCCTCTCGCTGCTCAAGAATTTGG GTTACCTTGGTTACACCAGTGGTCTGTCCCTGCTCTGCATGGTGTTTTTTCTGATTGTG GTGATCATCAAGAAGTTCCAGATCCCGTGCCCTCTGCCTGATGACATCCACGGTCTGAACGAAAACTTGACCAAGTTGCTGAACACCACCTTGGCCCAGCTGAACACCACCGCTGTGGACTACAGCGAGGACGGCTGCACGCCTAAATACTTTGTCTTCAACTCACAG ACTGTCTACGCTGTTCCAATCCTGACCTTCGCCTTCGTGTGCCACCCGGCCATCCTGCCCATGTACGAGGAGCTGAAAGA CCGTTCCCGTCGAAAGATGCAGGGCGTTGCCAACGTGTCCTTCCTGGCCATGTTCATTATGTATCTGCTCGCCGCCCTCTTCGGATATCTGACCTTCAACT CCCACGTGGAGCCCGAGCTTCTGCACACCTACTCCAAGTTCTTCAAGTCCGACATCATCCTGCTGATCGTCCGTCTGGCTGTGCTGACCGCCGTCACCCTCACCGTCCCCGTGGTGCTCTTCCCT ATTCGTACCTCCATCAACCAGCACCTGTCCAGCTCTAAGGAGTTCAGCTGGATCCGCCacaccatcatcaccatggTCCTGCTGGCTGGCACCAACTGCCTGGTCATCTTTGTCCCCACCATCAGGGACATCTTCGGCTTCAtcg gcgcctctgctgctgccatgcTCATCTTCATCCTGCCGTCGGCTTTCTACCTCAAACTGGTCAAGAAGGAGTCCATGaagtctgtgcagaagatcGGG GCAACCGCCTTCCTCATTTGCGGCCTCGTGGTCATGATCGGCAGCATGACCCTCATCATCCTGGACTGGATCCACAACGCCACAGCCAGCGCTGACACACAAGGCAACGGACACTAG